In a single window of the Eleginops maclovinus isolate JMC-PN-2008 ecotype Puerto Natales chromosome 6, JC_Emac_rtc_rv5, whole genome shotgun sequence genome:
- the chd8 gene encoding chromodomain-helicase-DNA-binding protein 8 isoform X5 encodes MADPIMDLFEDTPLFNLDALPDDSFTQGSSDPVEEALKLALGQVDPPTEAELTVNAGLGVSVAAPTIQDPAPIQILTQQPVPVATAQTVSISAASTIIPAPAMVETVPQIQTQSTIPIVSSTSVATSSTVLLSSPLTVSSSPVITTTANTQQLTQITHQLTPQQLAALTQQAGGKIVILKGPQGQAQVLQTVSGATGQTSGKVIRVLSGTQLKPGMNILQGGTVLNQTSQGQAQVKVGTAGVQRLLQSPNGPVKQMLLTSMPQQTQGQTVQVQIPSQAQMAQGQTQVQVQTQAQPAQIQGQVQLQAQTQGGEQKRITLVLQQPSQGAGHGQQQITQVQQVQTQGGQQQLPTRLVLGQLPGGKLVLQGSQLTALTQARAAGQAGGQPKVLTIQLQVQQQPNQQGGVKYQLVSGTGNTGGPQVLQITQGQGGQRVAVPLKMLLQPQTSTATSLGGTVSVVKVINTSAAGPSTTTTTPSQAIRITKAPGEPTSVRRVEILCKQEKANRIVAEAIARAKARGEKNLPRVLNQDELPATQTSPELGGTVTVVSTAKKKSSGGGSKKKSPVAGGATPKNTGGGDKKGKAKTPGGATGASGGTVIPGSGNKSKSKTKTNTITLVGAKKRKRNGSSDHSDGELSPASPAALDDDLITRRSNRVVKRKKYTEDLDIKITDDEDEQEDVDVTTTAAAVASISGGSAAQLKQELELDADGQPSMQFFVENPSEEDAAIVDKVLSLRLTKKEVCPGQYTNVEEFFVKYKNYSYMHCEWASLGQLEKDKRIHQKIKRFKAKHAQMRHLFQEEEEAFNPDYVEVDRILDVSHSVDKDNGEPVIYYLVKWCSLPYEDATWELKEDVDEGKVEEFSKILNRQPRLKRTPRPSPSAWKKLEETREYKSGNILREYQLEGVNWLLFNWYNRQNCILADEMGLGKTIQSIALLSEEYDAGVTGPFLIIAPLSTITNWEREFCTWTDMNAIVYHGSLASRQMIQQYEMYFKDDKDHLIPGAYKFDALITTFEMVLSDCPELREISWRCVIIDEAHRLKNRNCKLLDSLKMLDLEHKVLLTGTPLQNTVEELFSLLHFLEPAQFSSETEFLRDFGDLKTEEQVQKLQAILKPMMLRRLKEDVEKNLAPKQETIIEVELTDVQKKYYRAILERNFSFLSLGVTSNSNVPNLLNTMMELRKCCNHPYLINGAEEKIVAELREVYDPMAPDFHLQALIRSAGKLVLLDKLLPRLKAGGHKVLIFSQMVRCLDILEDYLINKRYLYERIDGRVRGNLRQAAIDRFSKPDSDRFVFLLCTRAGGLGINLTAADTCVIFDSDWNPQNDLQAQARCHRIGQSKAVKVYRLITRNSYEREMLDKASLKLGLDRAVLQSMSGNKESNNNGPVQQFSKKEIEDLLRKGAYAAIMDENDEGSRFCEEDIDQILQRRATTITIESEGKGSTFSKASFVASENRNDIALDDPEFWQKWAKRADIDMDTMNRKNTLVIDTPRVRKQTRQFSSLRGEGGDLSDDSDDEYPPANSRQSRASRRSDRHTGNGYGRTDCFRVEKHLLVYGWGRWRDILSHARCKRRLSERDVETICRVILVFCLLHYRGDENIKSFIWELITPPENGREPQTLLNHSGLSIPVPRGRKGKRVKAQSTFDVQKVEWIRKFNPDTLLLDDSYRKHLKHQCNKVLLRVRMLYYLKQEVIGEHSDAVLKGADIRDVDIWMPEMEQQEFPAGWWDTEADRSLLAGVFKHGYEMYTTMRADPCLCFLERAGRPDDKAIDAEQHTGDAELGDDADFDKYSEDPEFKPASRHSKDLFDETDSMNVDDEITVEDKLGPVITESFSSQSGACDWPSSSSLTARLRRLITAYQRSYRQEQLKIEAEAKGDRRRRRCEQASKLKEIARQERQQSSTVCLSPRWTRREECDFYRVVSTFGVEKIKKEPGLPEAGDPEFDWNRFRTFARLDKKTDESLSRYFRNFVAMCRRVCHLRTGREDVVEHPQTVAPITEERASRTLYRISLLRRLRERVLPHPLLEERLSLAPTTSELPAWWNIPEHDHQLMLGASLHGVSRTELSIFPDPQFTFTQARDEFVLNQQSAPPPPQPVMPIMPIILPKLEEDDMPGLKEEPAEEVSRLLGGEISAVLQSTPISHHDGKERVLGWNIKRSKGRVGKSGGRKGEGGSDSDSDSDSGSSSSGRSGSSDESGESDEEAERARMKMCDVDGDNSLLSMSTSQDGLLPPDPLRVDWPKDRVLINRLDSLCTLTLSGQWPTGRRYMPEAQLAPSSELGGDEMAYTRLIRKPGGTPGAPGEEGEDGEFTVKLLKEEGLKLTFSKQAMMPNGSGGEGSARKKRKDQDLLVNRSKRKRRRRADKPLTGSEKVKVINMRTGKKVGAAFCPMLQDLKEYLEENPDNAVSSDWSETVRSSGFLPETFFHRLLSEHSEIPKKSRRRHHHHHHHHYHTPQPTAEDPNLDGVEEETLVSDGAYMMDEEDLETSHHFLTSPDFDVKMEGGDSLSQGDYDSSDQEALLDDVIIAQKDSDSSSSSED; translated from the exons ATGGCAGACCCCATCATGGACCTCTTTGAGGACACGCCGCTGTTTAACCTTGATGCCCTGCCGGACGATTCATTCACTCAGGGCTCTTCGGACCCCGTAGAGGAGGCCCTTAAGCTGGCTTTGGGCCAAGTGGACCCTCCGACCGAGGCTGAGCTCACTGTCAACGCGGGCCTCGGTGTTTCTGTAGCAGCTCCCACCATCCAGGACCCTGCCCCCATTCAAATCCTCACACAGCAGCCAGTGCCGGTGGCGACTGCTCAGACTGTTTCCATATCTGCAGCTTCCACCATAATCCCTGCTCCTGCCATGGTGGAAACTGTACCTCAGATCCAGACCCAGTCCACCATACCAATTGTCAGCAGCACCAGCGTGGCCACCAGTAGCACGGTCCTGCTGAGCTCACCTCTGACTGTTTCCAGCTCCCCGGTCATCACCACCACTGCCAACACGCAGCAGCTCACGCAGATAACTCATCAGCTCACTCCACAGCAGTTAGCTGCACTCACACAGCAGGCAGGCGGAAAAATTGTCATTCTCAAAGGGCCACAGGGTCAAGCCCAGGTGCTGCAGACTGTATCAGGAGCCACAGGGCAGACCAGTGGAAAGGTCATCCGTGTATTGTCCGGCACTCAACTTAAACCTGGCATGAACATACTGCAGGGCGGGACTGTTTTGAATCAGACGAGCCAGGGACAAGCTCAAGTCAAGGTGGGCACTGCGGGGGTGCAGAGGCTGCTGCAGTCTCCCAACGGGCCAGTGAAACAGATGCTGCTGACCTCCATGCCCCAGCAGACGCAGGGCCAGACAGTTCAGGTGCAGATCCCTTCTCAAGCTCAGATGGCTCAAGGCCAGACTCAAGTCCAAGTACAGACCCAGGCCCAACCTGCGCAGATCCAAGGCCAGGTGCAGCTGCAGGCTCAAACGCAG GGTGGTGAACAAAAGCGGATCACCCTGGTTCTCCAGCAGCCCTCCCAGGGAGCAGGTCATGGCCAGCAGCAGATCACACAGGTCCAGCAGGTTCAGACCCAgggggggcagcagcagctgccaACTAGACTGGTGCTGGGGCAGCTCCCCGGGGGCAAACTGGTGCTTCAGGGAAGCCAGCTAACAGCCCTGACCCAGGCTCGGGCTGCAGGCCAGGCTGGAGGCCAGCCCAAAGTCCTTACCATTCAGCTGCAGGTGCAGCAGCAGCCCAACCAGCAAGGAGGGGTTAAG TACCAGCTGGTCTCAGGAACGGGAAACACCGGCGGCCCGCAGGTGCTGCAGATCACGCAGGGCCAAGGAGGACAGAGAGTTGCAGTGCCACTCAAAATGCTTCTGCAGCCACAG ACGAGCACTGCAACTTCGCTCGGTGGCACAGTCTCCGTGGTGAAGGTCATCAACACGTCGGCAGCGGGCCCCTCCACCACGACCACCACTCCGTCCCAGGCCATCCGCATCACGAAGGCTCCTGGAGAGCCCACCTCTGTGCGACGAGTGGAGATCCTGTGCAAGCAGGAGAAAGCCAACCGCATCGTGGCTGAAGCTATAGCCCGGGCTAAGGCGCGCGGCGAGAAGAACCTGCCCCGAGTGCTGAACCAGGACGAGCTTCCAGCCACGCAGACCTCCCCAGAGTTGGGGGGCACCGTCACCGTGGTGTCTACTGCGAAGAAAAAGAGCAGCGGAGGAGGAAGCAAGAAGAAAAGTCCTGTAGCGGGAGGAGCGACGCCCAAAAACACAGGAGGAGGGGACAAGAAGGGCAAAGCGAAGACGCCAGGGGGAGCAACTGGAGCGTCTGGAGGCACAGTCATACCCGGGTCTGGGAACAAGAGCAAAAGCAAGACTAAGACAAA CACTATAACTCTAGTGGGagcaaagaaaaggaagaggaatgGGTCCTCAGACCACTCTGATGGGGAGTTGAGTCCTGCCTCACCTGCTGCGCTGGACGATGACCTCATTACG AGGCGCTCCAATCGCGTGGTGAAAAGGAAGAAGTACACGGAGGACCTGGACATCAAGATAACGGACGATGAGGACGAGCAGGAGGATGTCGACGTTACCACGACCGCGGCAGCTGTGGCCTCCATCAGCGGCGGGTCAGCGGCGCAGCTCAAACAGGAACTGGAGCTGGACGCCGACGGACAGCCCAGCATGCAGTTCTTTGTG GAAAACCCAAGTGAAGAAGATGCCGCTATTGTAGACAAAGTTCTGTCTTTGAGGCTAACCAAGAAGGAA gtgtGTCCGGGCCAGTACACCAACGTTGAGGAATTCTTTGTGAAATACAAGAACTA TTCATACATGCACTGTGAGTGGGCCAGTTTGGGTCAGCTGGAGAAGGATAAGAGGATCCATCAGAAGATCAAGAGGTTCAAGGCCAAGCACGCACAGATGAGGCACCTCTTCCAGGAG gaggaggaggcgttTAACCCAGACTACGTGGAGGTGGACAGGATCCTGGACGTCTCCCACAGTGTGGACAAGGACAATGGCGAG CCTGTTATCTACTACTTGGTGAAGTGGTGCTCTCTGCCTTATGAAGACGCCACTTGGGAGCTGAAGGAGGACGTGGACGAGGGCAAGGTCGAAGAATTCAGCAAAATTCTAAACCGACAACCGCGCCTGAAAAGAACG ccACGGCCTTCTCCCAGTGCATGGAAAAAATTGGAGGAGACCCGAGAGTACAAGAGTGGCAACATACTCCGGGAGTACCAGCTAGAAGGAGTTAACTGGCTGCTCTTCAACTGGTACAACAG GCAGAACTGTATCCTGGCAGACGAGATGGGTCTGGGGAAGACCATCCAGTCCATCGCGCTGCTGTCAGAGGAGTACGATGCCGGAGTCACCGGCCCCTTCCTCATCATCGCTCCACTCTCCACCATCACCAACTGGGAGAGGGAGTTCTGCACATGGACCGACATGAACGCCATCGTCTACCACGGCAGCCTGGCCAGCCGACAGATGATCCAGCAGTACGAGATGTACTTCAAGGATGACAAG GATCACTTGATCCCCGGTGCGTACAAGTTTGACGCCCTCATCACAACGTTTGAGATGGTGTTGTCCGACTGCCCCGAGCTGAGGGAGATCTCCTGGCGCTGCGTGATCATCGATGAGGCTCACCGACTCAAGAATCGCAACTGCAAGCTGTTGGACAGCTTGAAGATGTTGGATCTG GAACACAAGGTGTTGTTGACCGGCACTCCTCTCCAGAACACGGTGGAGGAACTCTTCAGCCTGCTTCACTTCCTGGAGCCTGCTCAGTTTTCCTCTGAGACTGAATTCCTCAGAGACTTTGGGGACCTCAAAACAGAAGAACAG GTTCAGAAGCTGCAGGCCATCTTGAAACCCATGATGTTACGGAGGCTCAAAGAGGACGTTGAGAAGAACTTGGCGCCCAAACAGGAAACCATCATTGAG GTTGAGCTGACGGATGTCCAGAAGAAGTATTACCGGGCCATCCTGGAGAGGAACTTCAGTTTCCTCAGTTTAGGTGTGACCAGTAACAGCAACGTCCCCAACCTGCTCAACACCATGATGGAGCTCCGCAAGTGTTGCAACCACCCCTACCTCATCAATG GCGCGGAGGAGAAGATCGTGGCGGAGTTGCGGGAGGTGTACGACCCCATGGCCCCCGACTTCCATTTGCAGGCCCTGATTCGCTCGGCCGGCAAGCTGGTGCTACTGGACAAGCTGCTGCCTCGCCTCAAGGCCGGCGGCCACAAGGTGCTCATCTTCTCCCAGATGGTGCGCTGCTTAGACATTCTGGAGGACTACCTCATCAACAAGAG ATACCTTTACGAGCGAATCGATGGCAGAGTGCGTGGAAACTTACGACAAGCTGCCATCGACCGCTTCAGCAAGCCCGACTCAGACCGCTTTGTCTTCCTGCTGTGTACCCGTGCCGGCGGCCTGGGTATCAacctcactgctgctgacaCCTGTGTGATATTCGACTCTGACTGGAACCCTCAAAATGATCTGCAG GCTCAAGCACGGTGTCATCGTATTGGCCAGTCTAAGGCGGTGAAGGTGTACCGTCTCATCACTAGGAACTCCTATGAAAGGGAGATGTTGGATAAAGCTAGTCTGAAGCTCGGGCTGGACCGTGCTGTCCTGCAGAGCATGAGTGGGAACAAGGAGAGCAACAACAACGGG CCGGTGCAGCAGTTCTCCAAGAAGGAGATCGAGGACCTGCTGAGGAAAGGAGCCTACGCCGCCATCATGGACGAAAACGACGAAGGCAGTCGCTTCTGCGAGGAGGACATCGATCAGATCCTGCAGCGAAGagccaccaccatcaccatcgaAAGCGAGGGCAAGGGCTCCACGTTCTCCAAGGCTAGCTTCGTGGCCTCTGAGAACAGGAACGACATCGCCCTTGACGACCCCGAGTTCTGGCAGAAGTGGGCCAAGAGAGCCGACATTGACATGGACACCATGAACAGAAAG AACACCCTCGTGATCGACACTCCAAGAGTCCGCAAGCAGACCCGCCAGTTCTCCAGTTTACGAGGGGAAGGTGGAGACCTGTCCGACGACAGTGACGACGAGTATCCACCTGCCAACTCCAGACAGTCACGTGCCTCCCGGCGCTCCGACCGCCACACTGGAAATGGCTACGGACGCACCGACTGTTTCCGGGTGGAGAAACACCTGCTCGTCTACGG ctgggGTCGATGGAGGGACATCTTATCCCACGCCAGATGTAAGCGGCGTCTGAGTGAGCGCGACGTGGAGACCATCTGCCGTGTCATCCTGGTGTTTTGTCTGCTCCACTATCGGGGAGACGAGAACATCAAGAGTTTCATCTGGGAGCTCATCACACCGCCGGAGAACGGGCGGGAACCCCAGACGCTTCTCAACCActctg GCCTGTCTATCCCTGTTCCAAGAGGCAGGAAGGGTAAGAGAGTAAAGGCCCAGAGCACGTTTGATGTTCAGAAGGTGGAGTGGATCCGCAAGTTCAACCCTGACACCCTGCTGCTGGACGACAGCTACCGCAAGCACCTCAAGCACCAGTGCAACAA AGTGCTGCTGAGGGTGCGGATGCTCTACTACCTGAAGCAGGAGGTGATTGGCGAACATTCAGACGCCGTCCTGAAAGGGGCTGACATCAG GGATGTTGACATCTGGATGCCTGAGATGGAGCAGCAGGAGTTCCCCGCAGGATGGTGGGACACTGAGGCAGATCGCTCACTGCTTGCTGGCGTGTTCAAACATG GTTACGAGATGTATACCACTATGCGTGCTGATCCCTGCCTCTGCTTCCTGGAGAGAGCCGGCCGGCCCGACGACAAGGCCATCGATGCCGAGCAGCACACTGGTGATGCCGAGCTGGGAGATGA TGCTGACTTTGATAAATACTCAGAGGACCCGGAGTTCAAGCCTGCTTCAAGACACTCCAAAGATCTTTTCGACGAG ACTGACTCCATGAACGTGGACGATGAGATTACTGTGGAAGACAAGTTGGGGCCAGTGATCACGGAGAGCTTTTCCAGCCAGAGCGGAGCGTGCGACTGGCCCTCCAGCTCTTCTCTGACGGCGCGCTTGCGGCGGCTGATCACGGCGTACCAACGCAGCTACAGGCAGGAGCAGCTGAAGATCGAGGCGGAGGCGAAGGGCGACCGCAGGCGCAGGCGGTGCGAACAGGCCAGCAAGCTGAAGGAGATCGCACGGCAGGAGCGCCAGCAGAG CTCCACTGTCTGTCTTTCCCCCAGGTGGACGCGTAGGGAAGAATGCGACTTCTACCGCGTAGTTTCCACTTTCGGTGTGGAAAAGATCAAAAAGGAGCCAGGACTTCCTGAGGCAGGAGATCCTGAGTTTGACTGGAACCGCTTCCGTACCTTTGCCCGTCTGGACAAGAAAACAGACGAGAGCCTCAGTCGATATTTCCGCAATTTTGTCGCTATGTGCCGGAGAGTTTGCCACCTGCGCACAGGCCGGGAAG ATGTAGTCGAGCATCCCCAGACCGTGGCCCCCATCACTGAGGAGCGTGCTTCCCGTACCCTTTACCGCATTAGCCTGCTGCGTCGCCTCCGTGAGCGAGTCCTGCCGCACCCACTGCTGGAGGAGCGTCTTTCTCTGGCTCCGACCACCTCCGAGCTTCCCGCCTGGTGGAATATTCCCGAACACGACCATCAGCTGATGCTGGGCGCCTCCCTGCACGGCGTCAGCCGCACCGAGCTCTCCATCTTCCCAGACCCACAGTTCACCTTCACCCAGGCTCGGGATGAGTTCGTCCTGAACCAGCagtctgctcctcctccacctcagcCCGTTATGCCTATCATGCCCATCATTCTGCCAAAGCTGGAGGAGGACGACATGCCCGGCCTGAAAGAGGAGCCGGCTGAGGAGGTGTCCCGGCTGCTTGGAGGGGAAATCAGCGCCGTCCTGCAGAGCACGCCCATAAGTCACCATGATGGCAAGGAACGAGTGCTGGGCTGGAACATCAAGAGGAGTAAGGGGAGGGTTGGGAAATcaggagggaggaagggtgAGGGAGGCTCGGATTCAGATTCTGACTCCGATTCAGGCTCGTCGTCTTCTGGGCGATCCGGCAGCAGCGATGAGAGTggagagagtgatgaagaggcGGAGAGAG CACGCATGAAGATGTGTGACGTGGATGGGGACAACAGTTTACTCTCTATGAGCACATCTCAGGACGGCCTTCTTCCCCCCGATCCTCTCAGAGTGGATTGGCCCAAG GACCGCGTGTTGATCAACCGCCTGGACAGTTTGTGTACGCTGACGCTGAGCGGTCAGTGGCCCACAGGGCGGCGCTACATGCCTGAGGCTCAGCTCGCCCCGAGCTCAGAGCTGGGAGGAGACGAGATGGCGTACACGAGGTTGATCCGTAAACCCGGCGGCACACCAGGGGCCCccggggaggagggagaagatgGGGAGTTCACCGTCAAGCTCCTTAAg GAGGAGGGCCTGAAGCTGACCTTCTCTAAGCAGGCCATGATGCCGAACGGATCAGGGGGAGAGGGCAGTGCCCGCAAGAAGCGCAAGGACCAAGAC CTTCTTGTAAAtaggagcaagaggaagaggaggaggagggcggaCAAACCCCTGACAGGCAGCGAGAAGGTCAAAGTCATTAACATGCGGACAGGAAAGAAG GTTGGAGCTGCTTTCTGTCCGATGCTGCAAGACCTGAAGGAATACCTGGAGGAGAACCCTGACAACGCTGTATCATCCGACTGGTCTGAGACCGTTCGGAGCTCT GGCTTCCTCCCCGAAACCTTCTTCCACCGACTGCTGAGCGAGCACTCTGAGATCCCGAAGAAAAGCCGCCGCcgccaccatcaccatcaccaccatcattaCCACACTCCACAGCCCACTGCCGAAGACCCCAACCTGGACGGAGTTGAAGAGGAGACCCTAGTGTCAGACGGAGCCTACATGATGGACGAGGAGGACCTGGAGACCTCCCACCACTTCCTCACCAGTCCGGACTTTGACGTTAAAATGGAGGGCGGCGACAGCCTTTCTCAAGGCGACTACGACAGCTCGGATCAAGAGGCGCTATTGGACGATGTCATCATAGCACAGAAGGACTCTGACTCCTCATCGAGCTCAGAGGATTGA